Proteins found in one Ctenopharyngodon idella isolate HZGC_01 chromosome 16, HZGC01, whole genome shotgun sequence genomic segment:
- the upk1a gene encoding uroplakin-1a: protein MGAGALKCLMILVIVLNAIAAAAGLALFAVAIWVAVDGYKLYPISGVSGKDDIFAAAWIAIFTGFAFFLTCIFGIFAALKRSRALMMAYLIIMFIIFLFECASAITAATNRDYLVGNSNLVKKQMLQYYADSSTQGKQITQTWNRVMEQAECCGADGPKDWLEYNSTFKQIFGSTHFWPLNCCKRLSNFEVEDREGCLVGKSSAMFTKGCFQYIESVLSRYTWAVSWYGFSVLMFVFFTLVIAMIYYMQLE, encoded by the exons ATGGGAGCAGGAGCCTTGAAATGTTTGATGATTTTAGTCATTGTCTTGAATGCAATTGCTGCT GCAGCTGGACTGGCATTATTCGCAGTGGCCATTTGGGTAGCAGTGGACGGGTATAAACTCTACCCCATATCTGGCGTCTCAGGAAAAGATGACATCTTTGCTGCAGCCTGGATTGCCATTTTTACAGGCTTTGCCTTCTTCCTCACATGCATCTTTGGCATTTTCGCTGCCCTGAAAAGGAGCCGTGCACTCATGATGGCG TACCTGATCATTATGTTCATCATCTTTCTGTTCGAATGCGCCTCCGCCATCACAGCAGCGACCAACCGAGATTAT CTGGTTGGGAACAGTAACCTTGTAAAGAAACAGATGCTGCAATATTATGCAGACAGCAGCACACAAGGAAAGCAGATTACACAAACATGGAACAGAGTGATGGAACAG GCCGAGTGCTGTGGAGCAGACGGTCCAAAGGACTGGTTAGAGTATAACTCTACCTTCAAACAGATATTTGGCTCAACACACTTCTGGCCCCTCAACTGCTGCAAGAGACTGAGTAACTTTGAGGTGGAAGATCGAGAAGGCTGTCTCGTTGGCAAGAGCAGTGCCATGTTCACAAAG GGTTGTTTCCAGTACATTGAGTCTGTGTTAAGCCGTTACACATGGGCTGTGAGCTGGTACGGTTTCTCCGTTCTCATGTTTGTG TTTTTCACATTGGTGATCGCCATGATCTACTACATGCAGCTGGAATAA